From a region of the Sorex araneus isolate mSorAra2 chromosome 10, mSorAra2.pri, whole genome shotgun sequence genome:
- the LOC129399164 gene encoding NKG2-A/NKG2-B type II integral membrane protein-like: MSNEKTTYAELNLTKKSKKQQIKPRGAKGFTSGTEQEIYYAELNLQNATQSPQANDKNYHCKGLLSPPEKLIAGVLGIICFVLVCIIIIRVITTHSTQTLRQNNSSAINTTSTQKAENNSLVPPCAHCPPEGFTYFNNCYYTNHEKMSWIESVVACDSRRSRLLYIESEEEMKFLVSILPPSWVGIFRNTTHHPWMSINGSISKLKIKEKSAGESNCVIVSPSLNADICTYPHSYYCKHKLQN, translated from the exons ATGAGTAATGAAAAAACAACATATGCAGAGCTAAATTTGACtaaaaagtcaaaaaaacaacaaataaaacctaGAGGTGCTAAAGGCTTCACTTCAGGAACAGAACAAGAAATATACTATGCAGAATTAAATCTTCAAAATGCTACTCAGTCTCCTCAGGCAAATGACAAGAACTACCACTGCAAAG GATTACTGTCACCTCCAGAGAAGCTCATTGCTGGGGTCCTGGGAATAATTTGCTTTGTCTTGGTGTGCATTATAATAATTAGAGTGATTACTACTCAtt CTACCCAGACTCTAAGGCAGAATAATTCTTCCGCAATTAATACAACGAGCACTCAGAAAG CTGAAAATAACTCTCTGGTGCCTCCTTGTGCTCACTGTCCTCCTGAGGGATTTACATATTTCAACAACTGCTACTATACAAATCatgaaaaaatgtcatggatcGAGAGTGTGGTGGCCTGTGATTCTCGCCGGTCTCGCCTGCTTTATATAGAGAGTGAAGAAGAAATG aaatttCTGGTCTCCATATTACCTCCAAGTTGGGTTGGAATATTTCGTAACACCACACATCATCCATGGATGTCAATAAATGGTTCAATTTCCAAACTAAa GATTAAAGAAAAATCAGCTGGAGAATCTAACTGTGTTATTGTCTCACCTAGCCTCAATGCAGACATTTGCACATATCCACATTCTTATTATTGCAAGCATAAACTTCAGAATTAG